A region of the Clostridium sp. AN503 genome:
GAAATCCTATATTTTGAAAGCCATAATAAAAAAGTAGAAGCTCATTTGACTTACGAAGTCCAAAGCTTCACAGCGAAACTGGATGAGATTGAACGATCTCTGGAAAAAAGTGAGATAGCATTTCTGCGCATTCATAAATCATATTTGATCAATTTTGCACATATTACCCGTTTTAATGGAGATCTGGTGGTATTAAGCAATGGAAAAAGCCTGCATATCAGCGAGAAATACTGCAGTCAGGCCAAGGCCCGGTATGTGCGTCTGGTGGAGATGAGAAAGGGGCATTGACAGGATGATACATATACTGGATTTGCTGAACACAGCGATATACACAGGATTTGGCGCGGTGACCCTCTGGACCTATTATGGTTTATTTTTACAGAATAGAGCTGAGGGTAAGTTGCGATTATTTTGCTGGGGACCGTTTCTGGTGTGGCAGTGTTTATGGAGCTATCTGTCATCTGTAGGGATTTATACACCGATTTTTTTAAATATGGGAATTTATCTGCTCTCCATTTTTTTAGTGGCGGTGTTGGGATATGAAAGTTCTGTCAAAACAAAAATGATTTTTGCGGTCTCTTATCTGCTTCTGACTACTGTATCAGAAGAAATTGTCTGGTATGGGGTACAGTTCTTTTGTGCGCCTGATACCAATATAACAGCATGGTGGCCGCCGTTGCTGGCAAGGGTAATATCGTTTGTGGCGATCCTGGCGCTCTATTTTATGTTGAGAAAAAGAAAGCTTGTAGAAGCAGATGACAGAGCCAATATACATCTGCTGATTTTTTCACTTGGCAATACATTCGTGGCGTATTCTGTGATCTTAGCGTATGAGCGCCTGGGACAATACGGGGATAAACTTATAGCCACACTTACCATATCAATTCTGCTGGGTATGACAATCTTTGCATATCAGATTTACGGCAGGCTCCGTGAAAACATGGAACTAGAGCAGGAAAATGAAAAATACAGTTATCAGTTAGAGCTATTTCTGCAGCATCAGCGGGAACGGGAAGAAAATGAGCGGGAGATTCGCAGATATCGACATGATATGAAGCAGAAGTTAACTTACTTAAAAGGATTGGCAGACGCCAGCCAGTCAGAGGAAATATCCCGGTTCCTCCAGGAAGAATTGAATATAAAAGGAAGGACTGCCCGTGTACAGATCAATACGGGCAACCTGCTGATCGATGCACTTTTCAATGACAAGAACAGAAAAGCCCTGAATGCAGGAATCCGATTTGAAACCTGGTTTGATGTGCCGGAACATTTGCCATATAAGGACAGTGATCTGTGTGTGATATTTGGAAATCTTCTGGACAATGCATGTGAGGCGGCACAGATGGTCCAGGACAGCGAACGGTACATAAAGACCAATCTTCTGTTTGATGTAGGTAATCTGATCTTTACAATAGAAAATAGCTTCGATGGGACTTTACACCGGGAAAAAGGCGGAGGATTTTTAAGCCGCAAAGCAGACAGCAAAGATCACGGGATTGGCTTAAAGAGTGTGAAAAAGATTGCGGAGAAATATAAAGGAGATGTGTACATAGAAAATCTGCCGGACATATTCCGGGTGAAGGTGGTCTTGTATGAATATCAAAAATAAATGCAGGGTAAAAGGGCTGTGCCAATGATGGCATGGTCCTTTTTCCTTGATTTCGCCAAAATCTGCCTGTTTTCGCCAGAAACGTGCACGACCAGCATATTATAGTATAATAATTCTCATATAACTAAAGGAGGTGCATTATGAATCTGATAGTAAAATGGTGTAAAGAAAAATTTAACCAGAAGGGCCTGGCTGCTATGTCTGCATTTGCAATATGTTTTGCGACAGTGGCTGCTAATGTGAGATGTGCATGCCATTATCACCAGCCCCAATTCCCGGAGTCCGCAAAGCAGCTCAGAAAGAAGTAGGTGCATATGGAATGGTTGGCGAATAAGCTGACATCCTGTTTATTGCGGCATGACGTAATTGATGAGGCGGAGCAGGAGCTATATTGCTTTGGCTTCCAGTCGGGGCTTGAGATGGTGGCCTGTCACCTTGCGATTCTGGCAGTGGCGGCATATCTGCATCGTATACCGGAATATCTCTTGTTTTCCCTGGTATTCGTTCCGATTCGGTCTTACGCGGGAGGACTGCATCTTCCCAAATTCAGTCAGTGTTTTATCTGCTCCTGTGCTGTGGTTGCCGTTGTGATATTCCTGTCTGAAAAGCTGGAATTGTCATCCCCCATCAGCGCGGCGGCAACCGCAGTAATGCTGTTTATCCTTTTCCTGTTAAGGCCGGTAGACCATGAAAACCGTCCGGTGGACGAGGATGAGCAGCATTTTTTTTCATATAAGCTGAGGCGCGCAATACTTGGGATTGGCATCTTGACAGCAGTTTTGTACCTGACAGGCTTGAATCATTACCTGGTTCTGGTGATGCTCACTCTTGCATCAGCCATCATATCCATGTTTGTGGGGAAATGGCTGCAGTATCGAAGGCGGGGAATAAGAGCACAGATTGCAGAAGACGATTAACGCGATAATCAGGCAGCAAAGAAACATATTGAGAATAACGAACTTGATAAATACAAATGAAAGAGGGGAAATCGTATGAGTATGAAACCCAAAAACAACCCAAACCAACACACCCCGCATCCATGGCCCCGGCGGGCGTGGAAGCAGGCAGTCAGCTGGCTTCTGTGTGTCAGCATGATCGTGCCCAATATGGCGCCGATCGTATCCCAGGCGGCTACGGCATTGGAGAACATGCCGCGCAAGGTAGACTTTGTGCGCCCTGAGGCGCTGAAGCTTGGAGACCTGCGCCTGGCAACGGGATCGAATGCCGCAGATGGGGAGATACCGGATATATCCAGGCCTGACAGGGGTGACTGGATATTAAGCGAAGATGAAATCGACGGAATCATCCATCTGGCTACCGATTCGGAGGCGGAGCTGCGTGACCCGGAGTTCTTTTATGATGACATCCCTGAGGAGCCGGATGGTGTACTGGTGGATTTCTCTGAAAAGAGCCGGACATATCTGGTGGATGAAAACATTGCAGAAGATGAGGATGGGGAACCGGTCCATTCTTATGTCACGGTCATAGGGGAAAGCCCGTGGCTGTATAAGGATTCCGACGGGTTCATCCGGACCTACGACAATACCTTAGTCCCGGTCAGCAAGAGAGAAGCGCTGCGCGTGGCAACTGCCTCGGATGCGAATGTGGCGACTCCCTCCAATATGCGCCGGTCCAGGAGTGTTGTGACCGTCACGGATTATCAGAATTCGGAAGGTGACGCTGCAATCCAGATTCCCGATGAGATGGATCAGAACAACGGATACATGCTCTCAAATGGAGAGGACACCCTTGAACTCATCCCGACAGAGGGAGAATTTAAGAGCAGTGTGGTATTTGATAACGCTATCCGTTATTCCAATGTGTTTCCGGGGGTTGATTTCCAATATACTGTGTTTGGGAATACGGTAAAGGAAGATATCATCCTTTTGGAACAGCAGGACCGGAATGAATTTTCCTATAAGCTGCGCGGGACCGGACTGAAGTTTAAGAAGGATGGAAATTCTGTCGTTGCCTATAAAAAATCTTTCAGGGAACCGTCCTTCCGTATTACAGCGCCGGTCATGGTGGATGCCGCCGGAATTCCATCTGTGGACATTAAGGTCAAGTTTAATCAGTCAGGCAACATCGTCACTTTCGTGGCGGACAAGGACTGGCTGGATGACCCGGATCGGACATACCCAGTCCGGATCGACCCGGGCACGGAGCTGGTAGGATACAGCGCCTTTACAGTCAATATGGTAGCCAAAGGCGATAAACCAGGATATCCGGAAGGCGAGTATGACGAGGTGATCTACAATACAGCCTATGGAGACAATGGACATACCATGGTAGGCTATTCCCGTGAGTATGGACACTGCCGGGCTGTCATTGACATCGATATGGATTGGGCGAGCCTGATCAACCATTCAGCAACCCAGATAGAAGGGGAACCGGGAGTCAAAGATGTCCAGGTCAGTTTTGGTGTCATGACTACGGATACCCCAAACAGGACTCCGTTTATCCTGCGGATCATGAAGGAAGCGTGGGACACCTCCCACATCACCTTCGCAGGGATCTGCCATAAGAATTCCACTCAGAGCGGAAACGAGGCATATTCGGACAATGACTATGGCCGTCTGGAATTCAATATCACAGACAGCTATTACAGCTGGGTAAATGACGGCGCGCCCTGCTACGGCATGATGCTGGAAGTAGAAGGAGAAAACACATTTAACCCGGACATGCTTGAATCTGTCTGGTGGGCGGAGACCATCTATAACAAGACCGGGATCGGTAACGGTCCGCGGATCGAGGTAGCCTGGGAAGGAAAATTGGAGAAAGCAGACCTGATAAACTTTCCGATGAGTGATTTCTCCCTGGATGTTGGCCCCGGCGTGGTTGAGACAGATGCAGGAGGGCGTTCCACCAAGGGGATCCTTGCCCATGGCGCGTCCCAGGCGGATTCCAAAGTGGAATATGGCATTTACAGAAAATCTGATGATGAGCTTGTTGCGGACGGCTCTGTCACGGCACACGGCGCGGCAGACTGCCCGGATTACCGGGAGGTGGACCCGGACTGCATCCCGGAGCGCTACCAGGATTCCAACTGGCAGTCTGATCCGGTCTATACAGACGGTGACTTAGAATTGGATACCATCTATTACGCCAAGGCCCAGGGCTTCGGTTATGCCCTCGAGGAAGACCCGGAGACCGGCGACATGGTAAAGTCGGAAACAGAGGAGGAAGAGAGCGCGGAACTTACCTCCGATGAATTCCTCCTGTATGAAGTGCAGGCGACCGACGTAGTCCCGAGGATCGCGCGCCATTACGGGATCACGGTAAAGTAGCTCAAAGAGGACAACCAGTTCTTAGAGCAGCTCACGGAGACCGGGAACATCTTGTTCATCCGTAACCCGAAGACGGATGAACCCTATACAAAGAAACTGTCTGAAGAGGATATGGAATGGCTGATCGCCCAGTGTATTTCCATGGGAATAGATTACCGCGATTTCTTAGGCATGGAACCGATCAATATGGCTAACGGTAGCTTTTATATGAGCCAGACGGATGCCAAGATCGAGGACCTGGGCGGCGACTTTAACATTGAGCGCAGCTATAATTCCATCGCGCCGTATTTCCGTTCTGATTTCGGTATGGGCTGGAATTCCCTGTCTGCTGAAAAGATCATGGTCCTGGAAGACGGGCGGATCATCTACACCCGGGAGGACGGGAAAGGCCTTATCTTTGAAAAAGACGGGAAGACCTATAAGGGGCCGGATGGCTATGACTATGAGCTGGAGACCGTTTCCTCGTTGGAACTCATCACCGATGACAGCGCGGACGAGGGGGAAGAAGACGAAGGGAATGATACAGAAGTAGCAGCAGAAAGAGCGACCAGCTCCAACGCATCCGTAAAAACGGTATCTTACGCGGAAAAACCCGCCAGCATAAATGCAGACGCGGATCCCACGGAAGCGACGGCGGAAGATGAGGAGAACCCGGAAGACGGAGCGGGGACAGAAGCAGTGCCCGTTTCCACCGGATGGAAGATAAGCCAGCCGGACGGGACTGAGAAATACTTTAACTCCAACGGTCTTTTGGTAACGGAGAAAGACCGTAAGGGGCTTACGACCTATTATGTATATGATTCCAGCTTCTGCTTAAAGAAGATCATATCCCCCAGCAAGAAGGAGTATGTGATCACCCAGACGCCGGAAGGCCTGATCACCGACATCACCCTGCCGGACGGCGGGGAACTGCACTATGAATACGATGATGAAGATAATCTTGTCAGCTTCACGAACCCGGAGGGCAGCGTCCGCTCCTATGAGTATGATGAAAACCATCGGATGACAGCCTGGTATGATGAAAACGGGACCAGGGTCATTGAGAACACCTACCGGGAAGACGGAACGGTGGAGACCCAGACGGATGCACTGGGCAGTCTTTCTACGCTGGATTGTGCAGCCGATGCGACTACCCTGGTGGATAACCGCGGCAATACTATCATATATCATAAGAACGAGAATAACCTTATCACAGAAGTAGAATATTCCAACGGTGAGACGGAAAGGACAAGCTATACGGCGGATAACCGTATCGAGTCCAGGACAGATGCCAATGGGGTGACTACCCGGTACACTTACGATGAGGATGGAAATATCCTGACCGAGACACGGGATGACGGCAGCAGGGCCAGCTACACCTACAACGAGTATGCCCAGCCGCTGACCGCGACGGACTATGAAGGCCATACCACCCATTTCACCTATGATGAGAAAGGAAATCTGACCTCGATGACTGACGGGGAAAGCCATACCACCCGGTACGGCTACGATGATCTGAGCCGTATCACCTCCATCACCGACGCGAACGGAGGTGTCAGTTCGTTTGCCTATGAAGGGACAGATGCGCCGGTAGTGTCCTATACCGACCCGGAGGGCAATACCAGTACCTTCACCTACGATGAGATGAACCGGGTCCTGACCCAGACCGACCCGGAGGGCAATACCACAGAGCATGATTACAATGCAAATGGCTGGGAGACCGCCGTGACGGCCCCGGACGGCGGCGTGACCGCCTACGAGTTCAGCCCCGCAGGGGAAGTGCTCTCCATCACCGACCCCATGAGCGTAGCGACCACCTTCACCTACGACGCCATGCACAACATCCTCTCCGGCGAGGACGCACTGGGCAATACCCTGCACTATGAGTATGACGCCAACTACAATAAGGTGGCGGAGACCAATGCTAAGGGAGATAAGACCGCCTATGAATACGACGCCCGCGACCGGATGGTGAACGTGACCGATGCCCTTGGGCAGACCGTCTCGTACACCCTGGACGGCAACGGCAACACTACCGGGATGGCCGACCGCCGCGGCAACACGACAGAGTCCTGGTACCATAAGGTCTTAAACCTGCCCACCATGACGAAGGACGCCCTGGGGAATGAGACCTACTACCAGTACGACCATAATGGGAACCTGACAAAGATCACGTACCCGGATGGCATATCCATCACCTATGCCTACGACCGCGCTGGACGCCTGGTGCGCACCACCACCCAGAACGGCCTGGTGACGGAGATCGGCTACGACGGCAACGGCAACATCACCCGCATCACCGATGATGAGACCCGCATTTACCGTTTTGCCTATGACGGGAACAACCGGTTAGTGAAGGCCACCGATCCGCTGGGAGGCGTGACGGAGTACGCTTACGACGGCGCAGGCCGTCAGACCCTTGTGACGGACGCCAACGGCAACAGCACAGCCTATGCCTATGACGCCGTGGGCCGCTTAACGGAGATGCAGGACGCACTGGGCGGGTCCGCTTCTTCTGAGTATGACTTAAACGGCAGGACACTGAGCTTCACCGACCAGAATGACCATACCACCACCTGGCACTACGACGTGATCGGGCAGGTACTGGCCCAGGTGGACGCCGCAGAGAATATCACCGCCATGGAATACGACTCCCTGGGCAATGTAACAAAGGTCACCGATGCCTTAAAGGGCGAGACCGCCATGGATGTAGACGCCTTGAGCCGCACCGTGAAGATGACTGATGCACTGGGCGGGGAATACACCTACGATTACGATGAGAATGGGAACCTCTTAAAGGTGACCATGCCTGACGGGGATACGGTGAGCATGTCCTACGACGCCAATAACCGGATGACCTACTACCGGGATGAGGCAAGTGTGGTGACCCGCTATGAGTATGACTCCATGGGGCGTATCACCAAAGCGATTGATACCGCGGGCAATGTGATGACATATCAGTACGATGAGAGCGGTAACCTGGTGAAACAGACCGATACCATCGGGCGGGACGCTATCTATGAGTATGATAAGTTCAACCGTCTTGTGAGCGTGACCGGAACCGATCTGGCGACCACTACTTACACGTATGATGCCTTAGACCGTCTTGCCAGCGTGACCCAGGCGGACGGAACGGTGACAGCTTACGAGTACGATCCGGTAGGCAATTTGATCAAGACGACAGAACCGGGCGAGGCAGTCTATACCTACGCATACGACGCCATCAACCGCCTGACAGGGAAAGTGAACCCGCTGGGGGCATCCACCACCTTCCAGTACGATGCCAAGGGTAATTTAACCAGGACTGTGGACGGCGAAGGCAATACCAATGCCTACGTCTATGACGTGATCGACCGCCTGACTTTCTTCACGGACGGCAGGGGCAACGACACGGTGTATGAATACGATGAATTATCCCGGCTGCTGTCCCATACGACGCCGGAGGGCAATAAGACCGAGTACCGCTACGATGCGCTGAGCCGCATGACAAAGGCAAAGGATCCCAACGGCCTGATCACCGAGTATCAGTATGACGTGATGGGGAACCTGGTGGAGGAGATCTCCCCGAAGGGGGCAAGGACTGCTTACACCTATGATAAGCACGATGAACTGACCAGCATCACCGACCCGGCAGGCAACGTCACCCGCTATGCGGTGGACTTAAACCGCCAGGTGACGGAGATGACCCAGAAGAACGGGGCGAAGTATGCCTATACTTACGATCCGGTGCACCGTCTCACCAGCATCACCACCCCGCTTGGATTAAAGAGGGAACTGACCTACGATGTGGCGGATAACGTGATAAAAGATACAGACAACCTGGATCGTACCAACACTTACGAGTATGACATCATGCACCGGATGACCAAGTCCGTCAATGCAGAGGGAGGCGTGACCACCTACGGCTATGACATCCGCGGCAACCAGGACCAGTTAAATACTGCCCTGGGCTATACTTGGAATTACCGGTATGACCTGATCGACCAGCTCACTGCCAGCGTAGACCCGGAGGGCAAGGCGACGGAGTTCGCCTATAACCTGGTGGGAGAGCTTGCATCCGTCACCAAACCGGGAGACCGGAAGACAGACCTCCAGTATGACGAAAACTACAACGTGACCGCCATCAGCGACCCGAAGGGATATATCTACCAGTACACTTACGATAAGGATAACCGCCTGACCGGGACGAAGAACCCGCTGGGTGAGACCACTGCGACTGCGTATGACCCGGGAAGCCGTGTCACCAGCGTGACCGACCGGATGGGGCTGACGGAGAGCTATACCTACGACCCGCACGGCAATGTCTTGAGCGTGACTGCTACCAACGGCCTGATCACCCACTTTGCTTATGACATCCTGGACAACCTGGTAAAGGTGACCATGCCCAGCAGCTTAACAGCCACCTACACCTATGATGTGATGGGCAATGTGACCAGCGCGACGGATACCATGCTGCGTACTACCCGGTACACCTACGATGCAGAGAACAACATGACCTCCATCACCGACGCCATGGGACGTAAGGAAATCATGACCTATGATATCGGCGGAAGGAACACAAGCTATACCAGCAACGGCGGAAATAAGATCAGCTACGATTATGACCGCTTAAATGATCTGGCGGAGAAGTCCTACGAGGATACCAGGGATCCGGAAAGCAAAGAGGGTGTACTTTACGCATACGATGTGACCGGCCAGCGCGTGTCCATGATGGACCGGAGCGGGGAATCAAAGTACGAATACGACGGCCTTGGGCGCATCACCAAGGTGACCAGCGGCTCCGGCGAAGTGACCCAGTACGCTTATGATGGCTGTGACCAGCTGGAGAGCATCACCTACGCTGACGGGAAGAAGGTCAGCTACAAGTACGATAAGAATGACAACCTGACAGAGGTGACCGACCGGACTGGGGCCGTGACCACCTATACTTATGATGCGATCAACCGGGTGACGGAGATCCACCGGCTGAACGGTGTGAGCACCTACAATACCTACAATGCCAGAGACCAGATCACGGATATGAAGAACATCTGTGACGATTGTGAGTGGACCATCAGCGAGTACCATTACACCTATGACGACCGCGGCTTCATCGTGGGAGAGGACGTGACGGAATCCTTATACGCCTATGCCTGGGATGACAAGCATGACGGGAAGCATGAGAACTGGCATGACGATAAGTTCCCGCATGGGGATAAGCATATCAACAAGCATGCCAAGGATGGGATCTACAACTTCCAGATCATCGGAACGAAGAGGAACTTTGAGTATGATGACGATGGCAAGCTGATCCGTGCGACCGAGAAGGAGGACCGCCAGGGGACCTATGTGTATGACTATGAGTACGATGACATGGGGAACCGTACCTTCTTTAAGAAGTCCAGGAACGGCGTGGTGCAGGAGAGCGCAGAGTATACCTATAATGCGGCGAACCAGATGGTCGCGGCAAGGCTGTATGACGGTAAGCACTATAAGGATGTGGAGTA
Encoded here:
- a CDS encoding DUF6531 domain-containing protein, translated to MFIRNPKTDEPYTKKLSEEDMEWLIAQCISMGIDYRDFLGMEPINMANGSFYMSQTDAKIEDLGGDFNIERSYNSIAPYFRSDFGMGWNSLSAEKIMVLEDGRIIYTREDGKGLIFEKDGKTYKGPDGYDYELETVSSLELITDDSADEGEEDEGNDTEVAAERATSSNASVKTVSYAEKPASINADADPTEATAEDEENPEDGAGTEAVPVSTGWKISQPDGTEKYFNSNGLLVTEKDRKGLTTYYVYDSSFCLKKIISPSKKEYVITQTPEGLITDITLPDGGELHYEYDDEDNLVSFTNPEGSVRSYEYDENHRMTAWYDENGTRVIENTYREDGTVETQTDALGSLSTLDCAADATTLVDNRGNTIIYHKNENNLITEVEYSNGETERTSYTADNRIESRTDANGVTTRYTYDEDGNILTETRDDGSRASYTYNEYAQPLTATDYEGHTTHFTYDEKGNLTSMTDGESHTTRYGYDDLSRITSITDANGGVSSFAYEGTDAPVVSYTDPEGNTSTFTYDEMNRVLTQTDPEGNTTEHDYNANGWETAVTAPDGGVTAYEFSPAGEVLSITDPMSVATTFTYDAMHNILSGEDALGNTLHYEYDANYNKVAETNAKGDKTAYEYDARDRMVNVTDALGQTVSYTLDGNGNTTGMADRRGNTTESWYHKVLNLPTMTKDALGNETYYQYDHNGNLTKITYPDGISITYAYDRAGRLVRTTTQNGLVTEIGYDGNGNITRITDDETRIYRFAYDGNNRLVKATDPLGGVTEYAYDGAGRQTLVTDANGNSTAYAYDAVGRLTEMQDALGGSASSEYDLNGRTLSFTDQNDHTTTWHYDVIGQVLAQVDAAENITAMEYDSLGNVTKVTDALKGETAMDVDALSRTVKMTDALGGEYTYDYDENGNLLKVTMPDGDTVSMSYDANNRMTYYRDEASVVTRYEYDSMGRITKAIDTAGNVMTYQYDESGNLVKQTDTIGRDAIYEYDKFNRLVSVTGTDLATTTYTYDALDRLASVTQADGTVTAYEYDPVGNLIKTTEPGEAVYTYAYDAINRLTGKVNPLGASTTFQYDAKGNLTRTVDGEGNTNAYVYDVIDRLTFFTDGRGNDTVYEYDELSRLLSHTTPEGNKTEYRYDALSRMTKAKDPNGLITEYQYDVMGNLVEEISPKGARTAYTYDKHDELTSITDPAGNVTRYAVDLNRQVTEMTQKNGAKYAYTYDPVHRLTSITTPLGLKRELTYDVADNVIKDTDNLDRTNTYEYDIMHRMTKSVNAEGGVTTYGYDIRGNQDQLNTALGYTWNYRYDLIDQLTASVDPEGKATEFAYNLVGELASVTKPGDRKTDLQYDENYNVTAISDPKGYIYQYTYDKDNRLTGTKNPLGETTATAYDPGSRVTSVTDRMGLTESYTYDPHGNVLSVTATNGLITHFAYDILDNLVKVTMPSSLTATYTYDVMGNVTSATDTMLRTTRYTYDAENNMTSITDAMGRKEIMTYDIGGRNTSYTSNGGNKISYDYDRLNDLAEKSYEDTRDPESKEGVLYAYDVTGQRVSMMDRSGESKYEYDGLGRITKVTSGSGEVTQYAYDGCDQLESITYADGKKVSYKYDKNDNLTEVTDRTGAVTTYTYDAINRVTEIHRLNGVSTYNTYNARDQITDMKNICDDCEWTISEYHYTYDDRGFIVGEDVTESLYAYAWDDKHDGKHENWHDDKFPHGDKHINKHAKDGIYNFQIIGTKRNFEYDDDGKLIRATEKEDRQGTYVYDYEYDDMGNRTFFKKSRNGVVQESAEYTYNAANQMVAARLYDGKHYKDVEYTYDADGNRVMQEEVKPDGNRKVELTYDYSVENRLKAVSDKNDLLVAMAYDGDGNRIFQLNYNLHTDDDWKGNSGNGNGNNKDNSGSGNKGNNSGNGTGSKKGILTSIGSFFGMDDGIEESEETIEVSTASNVTARKSNGNKDKDKGNNGNDKNNGKGNGNGNSGNNGNGNNGNGNSGNNGNGNSGNNGNGNSGNHGNGNGNTSTGGNNDNNGNANGNTNNTGGSQNQSGILFPIDGEVSELEAELIGMIKTTGKEKNYELVEYVNDVNREHVEVLMELNINGIMDTAYSYGNERLTNERFTEWTGYYTYDPRGSVTGVTDSKGMIWQSYRYNANGDLTFGKPQYNNVYSYNAESYNPNMESQYLRARYYNVAHANFLTEDSYLGNITDPLTLNRYNYVKSSPLNYVDPTGHDAYVVKDNRSDKYFLIPDHKLENYFIAMVEVVPFGNMVTTGYEYLIYEIGEMEKVDRGDKSFTEKIKDSIFGIVSNYSDVASVLDITLEPFVKVMSVIGTVDGLINFGDVTFHSDHIASQIVVERYRKYLSFVDTKDELLERYSVLHQFIELCMEEGVLTYNVDLCENVDKDSIEVINSTRLNELVDEFNNEFVKKVERDVGTYNDEVYIIITPGEGDEDNLVTIINGSDIYIEQPKPTTNNSNTGEQVENVVKILN
- a CDS encoding GHKL domain-containing protein, with translation MLARVISFVAILALYFMLRKRKLVEADDRANIHLLIFSLGNTFVAYSVILAYERLGQYGDKLIATLTISILLGMTIFAYQIYGRLRENMELEQENEKYSYQLELFLQHQREREENEREIRRYRHDMKQKLTYLKGLADASQSEEISRFLQEELNIKGRTARVQINTGNLLIDALFNDKNRKALNAGIRFETWFDVPEHLPYKDSDLCVIFGNLLDNACEAAQMVQDSERYIKTNLLFDVGNLIFTIENSFDGTLHREKGGGFLSRKADSKDHGIGLKSVKKIAEKYKGDVYIENLPDIFRVKVVLYEYQK
- a CDS encoding cyclic lactone autoinducer peptide gives rise to the protein MNLIVKWCKEKFNQKGLAAMSAFAICFATVAANVRCACHYHQPQFPESAKQLRKK
- a CDS encoding accessory gene regulator B family protein, with protein sequence MEWLANKLTSCLLRHDVIDEAEQELYCFGFQSGLEMVACHLAILAVAAYLHRIPEYLLFSLVFVPIRSYAGGLHLPKFSQCFICSCAVVAVVIFLSEKLELSSPISAAATAVMLFILFLLRPVDHENRPVDEDEQHFFSYKLRRAILGIGILTAVLYLTGLNHYLVLVMLTLASAIISMFVGKWLQYRRRGIRAQIAEDD